Part of the Mycolicibacterium mengxianglii genome is shown below.
CTCGTTCTGGTCGAACAGGCTGACCACCTTGCCGCGGATCCGGACCTCCAGGGCTGTCGCCAGGGTTCGCACCCGCCGGGTGTCCTCGGCGGCGACGATGTCGGCTGTGGCCAACGCCTGCTGCAGTCGCGCGGATGCGTCGGAGGGTTGCCCGAGCGGAGTGGCTCCCAGCAACAGTCGGCCACCACTCATGAGTGGTAAGCCTACGGCGGTCCGTAATATCGGTGCCGATGACCGCTCCCAGCACCGTGATGCCGGAGCGCGCCGTACCAGTGATCAGCCCCGGCCCGCTCGTCCCCGTCGCCGATTTCGGGCCGACCGACCGCGCAGCCGGCTGGATCATGACCGCGGCCGTGACCGGGTTGGCGCTGGCTACCCGGTTCCTGAACCTGCAGTCGCCGACCGATGGCGGCACCCCGATCTTCGATGAGAAGCACTACGCCCCCCAGGCGTGGCAGGTGCTGCACAACGGCGGCATCGAGGACAACCCCGGCTACGGGTTGGTGGTACACCCGCCGCTGGGTAAGCAGTTGATCGCCGTCGGCGAATGGATCTTCGGTTACAACGGGTTGGGCTGGCGCTTCAGCGGCGCACTGCTGGGTGTGATCATGGTCGCCCTCGTGGCCAGGACCGTGCGTCGGATCAGCCGGTCCACGCTGATCGGCGGGATCGCCGGGGTGCTGCTCGTCGGCGAAAGCGTGTCGTTCGTGACTGCGCGCACCGCCCTGCTGGACGGGTTTCTGGTGTTCTTCGTCGTCGCCGCGTTCGGTGCCCTGATCGTCGATCGTGACCAGGTCCGGGAGCGGATGCACAACGCCCTGCTGGACGGGCGGATCGACGAGACCCCGTGGGGGCCGCGCCTCGGGGTGCGGTGGTGGCGTTTCGGCGCGGGTGTACTGCTCGGGTTGGCGTGTGCCACCAAGTGGTCGGGCCTGTATTTCGTGCTGTTCTTCGGGTTGATGTCGCTGGCGTTCGACGTGGCCGCACGCCGTCAATACCGGGTGCCGCGGCCGTGGCTCGGCACGCTGCGGCGCGATGTCGGCCCCACCGCATACGCGATCGGCGTGATTCCGGTGGCGGTGTACCTGGCCAGCTATTGGGGGTGGTTCGCCTCCGAGACGGCGATCAACCGGCACGAGGTGGGACAGGCGATCGGTGAGCGCCAGTGGTTCCAGCCTCCCGACGCGCTGCGGTCACTGTGGTACTACACGCTCAAGTCCTACGACTTTCACTCCGGTTTGACCAACGCCGCAGGCAACCACCACCCGTGGGAGTCCAAGCCCTGGACATGGCCGATGTCGTTGCGCCCGGTGCTCTACGCCATCGACCAGGGGAACGTGGCGGGCTGCGGCGCGCAGTCGTGTGTGAAAGCGGTCATGTTGGTCGGCACGCCCGCCATGTGGTGGCTGGCCGTGCCGGTGCTGCTGTACGCGGCCTGGCGGACGTTCATCCGCCGGGACTGGCGTTATGCCGTTGTGCTGGTCGGGTATTGCGCCGGTTGGCTGCCCTGGTTCGCCGACATCGACCGGCAGATGTATTTCTTCTACGCCGCCACCATGGCGCCGTTCCTGGTGATGGCGATCGCCCTCATCTGTGGGGACATCTTGTACAAACGTGGCCAGAATGCGGAGCGACGAACGCTCGGGCTTCTCGTGGTCTGTTTCTACGTGGCGCTGGTGCTGACCAACTTCGCCTGGCTGTTCCCGGTCCTGACCGGTCTGCCCATCTCGCAGACCACCTGGAACATGCAGATCTGGCTGCCCAGCTGGCGCTGACCAGGCAGGGTGCCTGCGGAGGCGCTGGGGCCAGATGCACGGTCCGTCGTGTCCGTGAGGCATTCTGGCTGCAGAGGCTGCGCGGCCTATAGCGGGTCGCGGGCGGCCGGGCAGGACATGCAGCGCGGCCCGCCTCGGCCGGTGCCCAATTCCGAAGCCGAGATGCGAAGCACTTCCACGCCCGAATCCTCGAGTCGCGCGTTGGTTTCGGTGTTGCGTTCATAGGCGACGACGACACCGGGGGCCAGCGCCAAGGTGTTGTTTCCGTCATCCCACTGCTCCCGCTCGGCAGTGACCGGGTCCAGTCCGGTGTCGATGACGCGTAACTTCGCGATCCCCATCGCGTCGGCAGCGGCAGCGACGAAGGGCGCGGCGCGGTCGATCTTCACGCCTCCGCCGTCGAGGTGGTGAATTGTGAACGCGGACAACGAATCCACGATATTGGGATACATCACCACGGCATCGGTGTCGACCATCGTGCACACGGTGTCGAGGTGCATCTGCGCCCGCTCCTGCGCTATCGGCACCGCCAGCACGGTGTGGGCCAACCCGTCGTCGAACAGGCTGCGTGCCAACGCTTCCGCTCCGGCAGGGGTGGTGCGCTCCCCCACCCCGACGGCTACCACGCCCGGCGAGAGCAGCAGGACGTCACCGCCCTCAACCGGGGCCGAGCGGGATTCGTAAGCGCGCCGCACCCCGAGGAATCGCGGGTGGTGCGCGTAAATCAGGTCGGTCAACGAGGTCTCGCGCACCCGCGCCGGCATGGACAGCGAGGTGATGGCCACCCGCGGCCCGATCCAGAACGACGAATCCCGGGTGAACATCAGGTTGGGCAGCGGATCGATCACGAAATCCGCGCCGTGATGCATTCGCCGCACCAGCGACAGTTCCTGTTCCCCGAACGGCAATTCATCGAACGTCATGCCGGCCATCAGGACGTGCGCCAGCGCGGCCGCGTCCAGCGTGCGCAGATAGGTGGCGAGCTCCCGGGCCAACGGCACACCGAGCCGGCGCGCATCCACTGCGGCGGAGATGCCGTGCATCCGGGCGGCGCCACTGGCCAGCGCCTCGGTCAACAACTGCGACAGCAGCAGCACTTCGACGCCGCGGGAGCGCAGCAACGCCGCGAACGCGTCGTGTTCCTCCTGGGCACGCGACACCCAGGGCAGCCCGTCGAACAGCAACTTGTCGTTGTTACGCGGGGTCAGCCGCTGCAGTTCGGGCCCCGGCCGGTGCAGGATCACCACACGCAGCGTGCCGACTTCAGAATTCGAGCCAAGCGGGGCGACACTCACGCCTAGCACCGTAGCGCGATTCCGTGCCTCAACTATTGTTCAGGTGCATGGAGACCCATGAACTGGCGCCCGGTGAGCTGGCTCAGCGCGCTGGTGTCGCCGTCTCCACACTGCACTTCTACGAACGCGAAGGCCTGATCTCCAGCCGTCGCACTTCGGGCAATCAGCGCCGCTACGGCCGCGACACGCTGCGGCGGGTGGCTTTCATCCGGATGTCGCAACGACTGGGCATTCCGCTGGCGCGGGTGCGCGTGGCGCTGGCGACGCTACCCACCGACCGGGTGCCCACCAGCAAGGACTGGGCCCGGCTGTCAGCAGGCTGGCGCCAGGACCTCGACGATCGCATCCTGCACCTGGAACGATTGCGCGACAACCTGGCCCAGTGCATCGGTTGCGGCTGCCTGAGCCTGAAGAACTGCATGTTGACCAACCCCGGGGACGTGCTCGCCCAAAACGGACCCGGTGCTGCTCGCCTCTGACTTTTCGAACGCGTGTGCGATAGACTGAGCCACGTGCGCGATCTATCAGTGGCAGTTCAGGATTCCCTGTTCGACCATGCCGAGCGCCGGCAATTGTCGGGTGGCGCCTGGATCGACGTCCGTGCGGGTTGGCTCGACGATGCCGAACAGGCCCGCACGCTGTTCGATGAACTGCTCGAAGCCATCCCGTGGCGCGCCGAACGTCGACGCATGTACGAGCGGGTGCTCGACGTCCCGCGGTTGCTCAGCTTCCACGACCTGACCCGGGAGACTGTTCCGCACCAGGGGCTCAAACAGTTGCGCCGCCGACTCAACGACATCTACGCGGGTGAGCTCGGCGAGCCGTTCACCAGCGCTGGGCTCTGCCTCTACCGCGACGGCAACGACAGTGTGGCCTGGCACGGCGACACCATCGGGCGCAGCAGCACCGAGGACACCATGGTCGCGATCGTCAGCCTGGGCGCGTCCCGCACGTTCGCGCTGCGCCCGCGGGGCGGCGGGCAGTCGCTTCGCATCCAGCACGGGCACGGCGATCTGCTGGTGATGGGTGGCTCGTGCCAACGCACCTGGGAACACGCCATCCCGAAGACGTCCAAACCGACCGGGCCGCGGATCAGCATCCAGTTCCGCCCCCGAGACGTGCGTTAGCCCCGGATTGCAGCCACCGCGTCGGCCAGCAGTTTCTCGGCGCGCGCGGTATCCACCGCGGCCACGGGCTTGTCGGGGATCACCAACGGATTGGCCGTCACGATCACCTGGTAGTCACCGAAATGCGCCAGATAGCTGTAGATCTCACCGGTCTGCGGCTTGCCGTTGACGATGGTCTGCAGCACCCGGTGCACTCCTTGGGCCTGTACACCGTCGATCGGCGGCACGGGCACCACCTCGACGGTGCCACGCAGCGCACCCCCGGCGAAGTTGACCTTCTTGCAGTTGTCCCCGGGCTCGACCATCGGCACCGGTTCGGAGGTCTCCATCGCGATGGTGATGAACCTGTTGCCGAGCCCCTCGGCGGATACCGCGGCCATGTTTCCCTTGAGGTCAGCGGGCAGCTGCTGCCCTGCCGCGAACTGCGCGCAGTCGGCCGGCTCGAACTTCAGCCCTTCGGGCAGCTTCTGGCCGCCGAGCAGCTTCGGGTCGATCCCGGTCGTGGGGACCTCGGTGACCTTGAACTCCGGCCCGAAGGACGACTTCACCTCGGCCACCTTGGCGATATCGGCCGACGGGTCCTGTGCGGCCTCACCTGAAGAACACGCGGCGAGCAGACCGACACCTGCGAGGACGATCAGCGCCCGGGGATTCCACATCGGGCGCCAATCTACCCGGCCAACCGGCTCAGCCACGCAGCGTGCTGACCGCCTCGACCAGTAGGTCGCTCGCGTACTGCGGTGGTAATGGCGGATCAACCGCCCCCGGATCGGTGACCAGCGTGACGAACACCACGTGCTCCCCCAGGTAAGCCATGAATGTGTCCGCCCGCGAATCGGTTTCGGTACCTGCCTCGGCCACACTGCGGATGGTGCTGGCGACTCCGAGAGTGGCGGCACCGTCGATCATCGGGGCATCGACGAGGCTCACATCGGCAGTGGCGCCGCCGTAGGCCATGGTCCACTGCGGGCACTCACCGAGCTGCACGGGATCCAGACCGAGAAGCGCGACGGCGCCCGACACCACCACCACATGGATGATCCCGCCTGGGCCCGACCCGGACACTCCGAGTGCGGGCCCGTCGGGCGCCGGGTCCATCAGGGGCGCGCACTGTGGGGGCTGCGCCGTCCACCCCCGGCCGAAACCCCAGAAGGCCACCGGAGAGGACGCGTAACCGGCGACGTCGGCGATTTCGTAACCGTCGGGCAGCTCGGAGCGGATCCGTCTGATCCGCTCCGGATCGACCGGTGCGCTCTCCGCCTGCGGCGCCACCGAGGTCACCGGCGCCGGCACGCTGGGCTGGCCCGCCTGCGCGCATCCGGCCAGCACTGTGACAGCCAGGACACTCAGCGCCAGTGACCGCACGCGCCCTTGATACCACAGCCGGGGCCTCCCCGACGGGAGCGTCGCTGTCGGTCAGCGCCCTCGGTTGAGCCGCCAGATGTCAGACGAAATCACGGTGGCGAAGGTGCACCACAACGGGTAGGGCGCCAGCGCCACGCCCGCTCGCGGAGTCACCTTGGCGGTGCGCCTCGCCAGGTCGGCACTGCTGAGCGCAACCGCAGCCGCTGCGACGGCCGAGGGTCCGAGCTTGTGCGCCTTGAAGAACAGCCAACTCCAGCTGGCATTGAGCGCAAGATTGGCACCCAGGGCGGCGACGTAGTTACGCGTCGCCGCGGCGTCGTCACCGGCACGCAGCTTGTCGATGGTCGACGCCGATGTGACCGCGATGTCGGCGTAAAGCGACGTCCATGCAATCGGGAACACCGCACTGGGTGGGACGTACGGCGGCTTCTTCAGCGTGGGATACCAGGTTTCGGCGCCTGACCTGCCGGCGAGGCTCCCGATCACCGCGGCGGCCGCAGTGCCGAGTCCGGTGGCGAGCAGAGTGCGTGAGGGCATGGCTTTCACGCTACCCGCCAGCAAACACCGCTTTGCGCATTGTTGCCCCCTGCGATCCAGCACAGTTCCGACCCGTCGACACGGCACCCCGGTCAACCCGCTGACCGGCTCAAGTGCGCCACTTCTGCGCATAGCGGTTCGTCACCGGGCAAGTCACGACGCTTCGCCATATCATCAGGTTATTGAATTCAACACCTGTGTCGCAGAACCACATTCGACAGAGCTTGCGGGGTGACCGTTCGGCTTCCGGCCCGTCACAGCTACGCTGCCGTTGCATCTCGTCACCCGTCGGCGCTTCGCTCACCGTAGGCTGCGCGAAGAACCATCCGAAGGAGACCACACCGATGAAGACGTTCACCTCAGTCGCGGGCGCGGGCGTCACCGCGTTGGCCCTTGGCCTGGCCCTCGTGGGCTGTGGCTCGGATTCGTCGACGGAGGCCACCAGTTCATCGTCGACCGCCAGTTCTGCAGACGGAACGTCGCCGGCCCCTGCCGGCGAGTCCACCGCGCCGGTACCCACGGGACCGAACAAGACGATCAGGGACTACATCACCGAGAGCGGCATCAAGGAGACCGCCGTCCGGCGCGGCGACCCGGGCCCGACGGTCAACCTGCCCTTACCTCCGGGATGGCAGCAGCGCGACGACCTGCAGGGCGCGCCGTACGCGGCTCTGGTCTTCCCGGCGACGCGAGTGCCGGCAAACCCGCCTCGGATCGTGGCACTGATGTCCAAGCTCACCGGTGACGTCGACCCCCAGAAGCTGCTCGAATACGCGCCCAACGAGCTGCAGAACATGCCGGGGTGGCAGTCGGGGAACGGCGCCGTCCGAAACACCTTGAGCGGTTTCGACGCCGTACAGATCGCCGGTGCCTACCAGGTCGAGAACAAGAAGGGACTGATCGCGCAGAAGACGGTGGTGATCCCCGATGGCGACGACGTCTATGTGCTGCAGATCAACGCCTACAGCGACCAGTCCGAGGGGCCGATCCTCGGTGACGCCACCGCCCTGGTCGACCAGCAGGCCAAGATCACGCTGACCTAGGCGCGCGACACCTTCGACGCCTCAGCGACCTGCTCGGGTGTCGGACGCACACCGGTGTAACGCTCGAACTGCTCGGCGGCCTGGAGTGCGATCACCTCGGCGCCGGTGATCACCTGCTTGCCCGCAGCACGGGCGGCGACGATCAACGGCGTCTCCGACGGCAGTGCCACCACGTCGAATACCGTCTCGGCGGCGTTGATCACGTCGGCGGGGAACGCGCTGTCCTTCTCCTCTGGTCCACCGGCCATGCCCACCGGGGTGACGTTGACGATGAGTGAGGCGGTGGCGCCGCCGACGTGCGGCCGCCAGCGGTAGCCGAGGCGTTCCGCCAGCGCAGGGCCGGCAATGTCGTTGCGGGCCACCACGGTGCCTCGATGGAATCCGTTGTCGCGGAACGCCGCTCCCACCGCACTCGCCATGCCACCGCTGCCGTGGATCAGCAGCGTCTGCTCCGGATCCAGCCGGTACTGGGCGATCAGTCGCTCGATCGCGATGTAGTCGGTGTTCGCGGCGGTCAGTGTGCCGTTGTCATTGACGATGGTGTTGACCGACCGGATCACCCGCGCGGAATCTTCGATGTGGTCGACAAGCGTCAGCACATCCTCTTTGAACGGCATCGACACCGAGCAGCCGCGGATACCCAGTGCCCGTACCCCGCCGATCGCGGCGGCAATGTCGGTGGTGGTGAACGCCTTGTAGAGGAAATCCAGCCCCAGTTGGTCGTACAGATAATTGTGGAACCGGGTGCCGATATTGCTGGGGCGGGCGGCGAGCGAGATGCACAGCGTGGTGTCCTTGGACAGCGGTGGTTTCGTCATCAGACTCCTGCCTACAACGCCCGCATCACTTGGCGGGCAACGTCTTCGATGCGTCGTGCCGTTTGCTGATCGAAGGGTAGGGTGGCCGGTACGTCGACGACGGTGGTGACGATCCCGAGATCCTCACGCTCCCAACGGGCTCCGGCCCGGTCCATGATCTTGCGCATGGCCAGGTTGTCCGACAAGACCCGGCCCGAGAAGCTCTTCACCCCGGCGACGCGGGCCGCGACCGCGAGTGCGCCCATGAGATAGGTCCCGATCCCCCGGCCCTGGTATTCGTCTCCGACGGTGAATGCGATCTCGGCAGTGCTGGCGTCACGCTCATCGCGCACAAACCGCGCATCGGCGACCACATCACCGGATTCGGTGGTGACCACCCAGACGAAATGGTTGATGTAGTCGACTTCGAACAGATAACGCATCAGGCTCGGTGTCGGCACTCTCGGCGATTGGAACCGCCGGTACATCGTCTCGCTGGAGAACTCCACCGGACTGTTGGTGGTCCGCTCGACGTCACCGGGCATCACCGGGCGCAGCAGCAGGCGCACCCCGCCGGCCAGCTCCATCGGAATCGGGGTGATGAACGCCGCCAGCCGCTGCCGGGCGGTGCGGATGAGCATGGCAAGCACGCCGGGCAGCTCGATCAGCTCGTCGAAGGCCTCGTCGCCGCCGGACCAGCCGATCACTTCCTCGATCGCGGTGACGGTCGCGGTGCGCGCCGAGTGCCGCAACAAGGCGATCTCGCCGACGATCCGGCCGGGGCCGACGTCGGTGACAAAGGAATACCCGTCCCCGCTGTGGGAGACCTCGACCCGGCCGCTGTGGATGATCAGGAAGAAGTCGGCAGGCTCGCCCTGGCGCATCAGCGTGTCGCCGACGCCGGCGTACACCGGGGTGAGCTGCTGGGCCAGCGGATACAGGTCAGCGCCGAAGCAGTCGGCGAACACCGAAAGAGCCGCGAGGTCGCTGGCCCGCTGGACTATCGGTTCGGCCACGTTGTCGTCCTTCCGATAGGACGAACGTTACCGGACCGGCCGCCTACCCCGGGGCGGATAACATCGGCTTCTCCGTCCGCAACACCTGGAGCGCCGCCTGCACTGCACTGATCGCCGACCGCAACACACCACCGTCGGACGCCGCGATCCGGACCGCCCACCCGGCGCCGTTCGGGAGGTCGCTGACACCGACGTACACCCGTCTCCCGGTCAGCACCGACAGCGACTCCAGCTCCGGCGACAGCGCGGTCATCGCGATATCGAGCCCGGCCCCGACTACGTACACCGTCGCAAAAGCCATGGGGGCGCGTCGAACCCGGGGCATCGCGTCGAGCACCTGGGCATCCAGCGCCAACCGCGTTCCGTCCACCGCGGTGATCTCCACACCGGACTCGTAGCTGCCGAACTGCTGGTCGGTCAGCTCGGGATGCAGCACCACAGCGTCGACCAGCACCGCGCACCCGCCGGGCGCCACGCAGACGTGCATCCGCTGGCGATAGTGCGCGTACGGAGTGAGGATGCGCGGCGCCGGGTCGAGCAGCAGCCTGCTGGTCTCGTCCACCCGCACGTCGGTGTCCTCCACCGCAACCTCGCCGCCCGGAACCCCCGTGACCATGGTCGCGCCCTGGCCCCGCACCGCCGCGTAGCCGCCGGCGACCACACCGATGCGCTGGGACACCAGATCACCGGGAATGACGGTGCCCGCCGCGTTCTGCACGGTCACCGATCCGAGCGACGGCTGCGCGGGGTCGGTGAACACCCGGCCGATCAGCAGCGGCCAGCGGTACCGGCGGCGGGTCAACACCGTCCGGCCGCCGACCAGCGAGAACGTGAGATCAAGCGCCGCAGTGACACTCACACGAAGAGCACTTCCCGCTCGAGCACGTCCATCAGCGAATCGAGCCCGTCGCCGCCGCGGGCGCTGATCGCGACGACGGGACGGCCACCGCGCACGTCGTCGGCCTCTTTGAGCATCAGCGACAGGTCCACCCCGACATACGGCGCCAAGTCCACCTTGTTGACCACCAGCAGGTCACAGCGCACCACACCGGGCCCGCGCTTGCGGGGGATGTCGTCACCACCGGCCACATCGATCACGAACAACCAGTAATCCACCAGGTCACGCGAGAACGTCGACGCCAGATTGTCGCCGCCGGATTCCAGCAGGATCATCTCGGTGTCCGGGAACTCGGCCTCCAGCGCATCGGCCGCCGCGATGTTCAGCGACGGGTCCTCACGGATCACGGTGTGGGGGCAGCCGCCGGCTTCGACGGCGCGCACCCTCCGTGGGTCGATCAGCCCCGAACGTCGCACCCGCTCGGCGTCCTCGGCAGTCACCAGATCGTTGGTGATCACCGACAGCACCCGGCCACGGCGGGCGAAGCCGGCCAGCAGGGCCTCGACCAGTGCCGTCTTGCCGGATCCGACGGGCCCCCCGATACCTATCCGAGCAGCCTTCATCGCAGCATGAACTTCCTCGAGAAGGCCACCGCGGCAGCCGGTTCGGCTGTCAGCAGCTGGCCGTCGGCGCGCACGTCGAAGGTCCGCGGGTCCACTTCGACGTGCGGCAGCGCCGCGTTGCGGACCATGTGCGATTTGCGCAAGCCGCGCACCGATTTGATCGGCAGGACATTCTTGCGCAGCCCGAGCTTCTGGGGCACACCGGCATCCACGGCCAGCGACGACATGAACACGAAACCCAGCTCGGCGGCCGCGTCGCCGAGAGCGCCCCAGTTGGGGCGCTGGATCACCGGCTCCGACGACGAGATCGATCCGGCAGCGTCGCCCAGGGCGGCCCAGGCGACGAACCCGTTCTTGAGCACCACCTTGGGCTTGACACCGAAGAACGCGGGTTGCCAGATGACCAGATCGGCCACCTTGCCCACCTCGACGGATCCGATGTGGTCGTCGGCGCCGACGGAAATCGCGGGGTTGATGGTAAGTTTCGCGATGTAGCGCTTGACGCGTTCATTGTCGGCGGCGGCCGTGGTCTCCTCGGGCAGCCGCCCCACCCGCTGTTTCATCACCGCGGCGAGTTGCCAGCAGTTGGCGATGTTCTCGGCGACGCGCCCCATCCCCTGGGTGTCGCTGCCGAAGATGGAGATCGCCCCCATATCGTGCAGGAAGTCCTCGGCCACCATGGTCTGCGGCCGGATCCGCGCCTCGGCGAACGCAATGTCTTCCGGCGCTTCCCAATTCATCAGGTGTGCCAGCATCGTCATCGGCACCCCTTCGTCGAGACCTCCCAGGGTGTACGGGTTGGTGGGGTTGGTGGTGCCGGGGATGACGTTGTCGTAGCTGACGCAACGGATGAGGTCCGGAGCGTGCCCACCGCCGGCGCCTTCGATGTGGTACAGGTGGATCGTGCGGTCGCCGATCGTCGACATCGTGGTTTCGGAGAAGCCGAACTCGTTGATGGAATCGGTGTGCAGGTGCACCGCGAAATCAGCGGAATCGGCGGCCACCAGGGTTTGGTCGATGATCGCGGGTGAGGCACCGAAGTCCTCGTGGATCTTCACCGCGCCGGCTCCGGCCGCCACCATCTCCAGCACCGCCGCGGGGTCCGACGAGCCGCGGCCGAACGGCACGTAGTTCATCGGGGTGTATTCGCCTGCCTTGAGGAACAGCCCGAGATTGCGGGGCCCCCCGGTGGCCACCTCGAAGGTGGGCCCCAGCGAGCCACCGATGAGCGTGGTGGTTCCGGTGGAGAGTGCATGTTCGGTCTGCTGGGGCGAGATCAGGTGAGCGTGGGTCTCGATGGCACCCGCGGTGACGATCATCCCTTCGGCCGGAATCGGCGTGGTGGCGGTGCCGACCACCATCCCCTCGGTGACACCGGGCATGATGTCCGGATTGCCGGCTTTGCCGATCCCGACGATCCGGCCGTCGCGAATGCCGATATCGGCTTTGATGATGCCGGCCACCGCGTCGACGATCAGTGCGTTCATGATGACGTAGTCCAGCGCACCGTCGGCCACCATGGTCGACGGCCGGTATCCTTCGCCGTCACGCACGGATTTTCCTGCACCACTGAGCAACTCGTAACCGGGAATCGTGTGGTCGTGTTCGACTTCGATGAACAGATCGGAGTCGGCCAGCCGCACCCGGTCGCCGGTGGTGGGTCCGAACACCCGCGCGTATGCCTGCCGGTCAACCGTGGTCACAGTGCCGCCTCCAGTGCGCCGTCGGCGTCCAAAGACCCGTTGACCAGTCCCGAGAACCCCTGGGCGACGCGGGCGCCGCCCATCGGTACCAGCGCGACGTCCACCGGGATCCCCGGCTCGAAACGGACACCGCCTCCCGACGGCACGTCGAGTTTGTGGCCCCATGCGGCTCGCCGGTCGAACTCCAGAGCGGGGTTGGTCTCGAAGAAGTGCGCCTGGCTGCGCACCTGGATGTCGCGGTCCCCGCGGTTGACCACCGTCAGCGACACGCGCTGCAGGCCGGGGAACAGCTCGACCGGCTCGTCGCCCACGATGATCTCCCCCGGTCGGATGTCATTGTCGCCCCGGGCAATCGGATCGATCAGCGTCACCAGTTTGGTGCCGTCCGGGAACGACGCGTCGACGGCGACGATACGCACCATGTCGGGCACTCCGGGCTCACACTGCTCGGCGCACAGCAGCGCCGCGGCGTGGTCTATCACCTCGTCGTAGGCCATGTTCTTGCGCGCGGCGAGCATCACCTCGTCGACCAGCAGTGCCACCGCTTCCGGATGACTCAGCAGGACGCCTTCGCGCAGGTTGCGCCGCGCCAGCTCTGCCGCGGTGAACACGGTCAGGCGCTCCATTTCGGTGGGTGTCAGATTCATGGGTTCTCCCTCAACTGGCGAACAGTCGTACGCCGTCACCGCGCCGTTGCGCGGCGATGTCGGCGTACGCGGTGAATGTGGCGGGTGTGCTGCGGGGTTGGCGACGCAGCACGTCGAGCAGTAGCGGTGTCAGTGCGGTTGTCACCCGCTGGGCCCCGAGGTGGCCGACGATACCGAGACG
Proteins encoded:
- the ureB gene encoding urease subunit beta; amino-acid sequence: MNLTPTEMERLTVFTAAELARRNLREGVLLSHPEAVALLVDEVMLAARKNMAYDEVIDHAAALLCAEQCEPGVPDMVRIVAVDASFPDGTKLVTLIDPIARGDNDIRPGEIIVGDEPVELFPGLQRVSLTVVNRGDRDIQVRSQAHFFETNPALEFDRRAAWGHKLDVPSGGGVRFEPGIPVDVALVPMGGARVAQGFSGLVNGSLDADGALEAAL
- a CDS encoding GNAT family N-acetyltransferase; protein product: MAEPIVQRASDLAALSVFADCFGADLYPLAQQLTPVYAGVGDTLMRQGEPADFFLIIHSGRVEVSHSGDGYSFVTDVGPGRIVGEIALLRHSARTATVTAIEEVIGWSGGDEAFDELIELPGVLAMLIRTARQRLAAFITPIPMELAGGVRLLLRPVMPGDVERTTNSPVEFSSETMYRRFQSPRVPTPSLMRYLFEVDYINHFVWVVTTESGDVVADARFVRDERDASTAEIAFTVGDEYQGRGIGTYLMGALAVAARVAGVKSFSGRVLSDNLAMRKIMDRAGARWEREDLGIVTTVVDVPATLPFDQQTARRIEDVARQVMRAL
- the ureG gene encoding urease accessory protein UreG translates to MKAARIGIGGPVGSGKTALVEALLAGFARRGRVLSVITNDLVTAEDAERVRRSGLIDPRRVRAVEAGGCPHTVIREDPSLNIAAADALEAEFPDTEMILLESGGDNLASTFSRDLVDYWLFVIDVAGGDDIPRKRGPGVVRCDLLVVNKVDLAPYVGVDLSLMLKEADDVRGGRPVVAISARGGDGLDSLMDVLEREVLFV
- a CDS encoding urease accessory protein UreD; this encodes MSVTAALDLTFSLVGGRTVLTRRRYRWPLLIGRVFTDPAQPSLGSVTVQNAAGTVIPGDLVSQRIGVVAGGYAAVRGQGATMVTGVPGGEVAVEDTDVRVDETSRLLLDPAPRILTPYAHYRQRMHVCVAPGGCAVLVDAVVLHPELTDQQFGSYESGVEITAVDGTRLALDAQVLDAMPRVRRAPMAFATVYVVGAGLDIAMTALSPELESLSVLTGRRVYVGVSDLPNGAGWAVRIAASDGGVLRSAISAVQAALQVLRTEKPMLSAPG
- the ureC gene encoding urease subunit alpha, coding for MTTVDRQAYARVFGPTTGDRVRLADSDLFIEVEHDHTIPGYELLSGAGKSVRDGEGYRPSTMVADGALDYVIMNALIVDAVAGIIKADIGIRDGRIVGIGKAGNPDIMPGVTEGMVVGTATTPIPAEGMIVTAGAIETHAHLISPQQTEHALSTGTTTLIGGSLGPTFEVATGGPRNLGLFLKAGEYTPMNYVPFGRGSSDPAAVLEMVAAGAGAVKIHEDFGASPAIIDQTLVAADSADFAVHLHTDSINEFGFSETTMSTIGDRTIHLYHIEGAGGGHAPDLIRCVSYDNVIPGTTNPTNPYTLGGLDEGVPMTMLAHLMNWEAPEDIAFAEARIRPQTMVAEDFLHDMGAISIFGSDTQGMGRVAENIANCWQLAAVMKQRVGRLPEETTAAADNERVKRYIAKLTINPAISVGADDHIGSVEVGKVADLVIWQPAFFGVKPKVVLKNGFVAWAALGDAAGSISSSEPVIQRPNWGALGDAAAELGFVFMSSLAVDAGVPQKLGLRKNVLPIKSVRGLRKSHMVRNAALPHVEVDPRTFDVRADGQLLTAEPAAAVAFSRKFMLR